The DNA window ATTGATGGGAAACTGGCAGGGCATATTTTATTTACCAAGGCCAATATAGGAGAAAAGGAAGTCCTGGTGCTGGCCCCGCTGTCAGTAAGGCCTCAGTACCAGAGGCAGGGCGTGGGAACGGCCCTGATGGAAGAGGGCCATAGGATAGCGAGGGATTTAGGCTATGGTTATGTTCTGGTACTGGGAAGTGAGAAGTATTATCCAAGGGCAGGCTATGTTCCGGCGGAGGTTTTTGGAATTTCTGTTCCGGATGGGATCCCCTCCGCTAATTTTATGGCCTTAAAGCTCCGGGAAGATGCGGGCCCGGTCAAGGGGGCGGTAATCTACCCGGAAGAATTTGGAATGGCTTAACTGGCAGAAGCCTAGCTTTCTTTGCTGGGCCGGACTGCCAGGTCAGAAACATCTACGTTGTCTGGCTGTGACACGGCGTATAATACGGCTTTGGCAATCGCGTCCGGATGTAACCCTACATTGCGGTAGAATTCCTCTACCATGGATTTGGTCTGGGAAGGCGCGATGGTGTGGAGGAGTTCTGTCTGGATTGCTCCAGGGTAGATGGTTGTAGTGCGGATATGGGTGTTTTCCGCAACCGATTCTGCCCGGAAAGAATCCAGCATTGCCCGGACAAAATGTTTCGTACCGCAGTATACCGCATTGCCGGGAACGGATCTGGTTCCGGCAATGGAAGACGTGACGATGATGTGTCCGCTTTTCTGAGCCAGGAATTCAGGAAGAACAGCGGCAATGGAAGTCAAAACGCCTTTGATGTTGATATCTATCATATCCATCCAGTCCTGGACCTTCAGCTCAGACATGCTGCTGCCTGGCATGATCCCGGCATTGGCAAAGAGGACATCGATCCTTTCGAATGTTTCTTTTGCAAGCGCTGCCAGCGCGTTCATATCATCCTGGCTGGATACGTTGGCTTTTAAGCAGATGGCATTTGGGCCGATTGCTTTCGCAAGCTTTTTGAGACGTTCCTCCCTTCTGGCGCCAAGGACGACTTTTGCTCCGTTTGCCGCAAGCAGTTTTGCGGTTTCTTCTCCGATTCCGGAAGAAGCTCCGGTGATCAGGACAACTTTATCTTTGATATTCTGCATGGTCTGTCTCCTTTCCGGGCTGCGTTATTTCAGCCCTGATATCATGTTTCTTAGTTATCACTTGCTTATATCATAAGTAAAAATTCGTTGACTGTAAAATGCTGATTGGGTATCATGGTATAAATATTGATTATACCATGAGAGGAGATGGCATTTATGATAGAGATTTATCTGCTGGAACAGTTGGAGGCGTTTGAGCGCTGCGGGACGCTGTCCCAGGCAGCGGAAGAACTGCACATCTCCCAGCCTGCCTTGAGCAGATCCATGAAAAAACTGGAAGAAGAGATGGGAGTGCCGCTGTTTGATCGGGCAAAAAGCAAGATTGCCCTAAATGAGACCGGACAGGTGGCGGCTGGCTATGCCAGGCGTGTCCTGGAGGCGGACAGGGAGATGATCGAGAGGACTGTAGCTTTTGAGCGGAGCCGGCGGACCATAGCGGTAGGTTCCTGCGCTTCTCTGCCGGTAAATGAACTGATGCCAGCCTTTCAGGAATGTTTCTGGCAGATGGCGATCACAACGGAGATCACCAGTGATGAAAAATTATTGTGGGGGCTGAAACATGGAATTTATCATCTGGCAGTCCTTCATGAACCGCCTGGAAGCCCGGATGTTTTTTCACAGAAATATATGGAAGAACGGCTCTGTATCACCATCCCCAAGGATCACATCCTGGCGGACAGGGAGCGGATATGCTTCCATGATCTGCAGGGCATGAAGATTTTAGCCCATGGAGGGGCCGGATTCTGGCTGGATATCTGCAGGCAGAATCTGAAAGATACGAAATTGCTGGTGCAGGACAGTATGGAGATGTTGAGCGACCTGGTAGACGCCTCCACACTGCCGTTTTTTAATTCTGACCAGGCAGCAGGGCAGCATGTGGAGCCAGACGGCAGGGTTACGCTGCCAGTTGCGGATGAGGCGGCTCACGTAACCTATTATCTGGCCTGCCTGGACACTCAGAAGGGGCGGTATAGGAAGCTGTTCCAGAAGATTTCCCGGTGAGTCTCTATTGATACTTCAATGAAGAAAACAAGATCTGTTTGGAAGTACACTGCGGAAAAATGAAAAAAGTTTTAATGTAACTATTGACATTACAACTATGTGGTGTTATATTAACGCTGTGAGATGTAACTAAAATGATTACAATAAAACAAGGAGGAATAATCATGAAAATCGCAGTAGTCGATGCTTTTGGAGCATGGACGGAGGAGGCCCTTCCGCAGCACAGTACTTCTCTGAAACACTTGTGCGACATCCTTTCTGGAACAGAGATCAGGCTCTTGGTTGTGGGAGGCGCGGGAAGCCTTTATGTAAATCCGGAGCATACGGCAGTCGTTTCTGATGGACCGGATTTCCCAGAGATGTTCCTTCCTCTTGCGAAGGCGCAGGGAAAGGCGCTTGCAGAACTTCGGGACAGAAGTGACGTAAGATGGACCTTTATCAGCCCGGCCGCAGATTTCCAGGCGGAGGGAGAGAAGACAGGAGCGTATATTCTTGGAGGCGAAGAGCTGACGCTGAATGAAAAAGGTGAGAGCATCATCAGTTATGCGGATTACGCAGTGGCTATGGTGGATGAGATCACAAAAGGGAACCATATTCAGGAGCGGATCAGCGTGGTAAGAAAGTAAACGAAAGAGAGATCAAAAAGGAGAGCGGTGATGGCATTGCAGATTTTTCAGGAAAAAGGGAAGGAAAAAGAGATAGCGTTTTCGCAGTTTTTAAGCGGACGAGCGGCCAGGGATTATGTGTTTCAGGATACGCCCTATAAGGAGCAGATCCAAAAGGCAGCAAGACTGATAGAAAACGCGGAGGCCATAGTAATCGGCGCGGGGGCCGGGCTTTCTACGGCGGCAGGGCTGAATTATGGCGGCAGCCGTTTTGCCGAGCATTTTGGCCAGTTTATTGAGAAATATGGTTCCGCCAATATGACAGATATGTACAGCGCGGGATTTTATCCTTTCCCGTCAGAAGAGGCGAAATGGGGTTACTGGTCAAAACACGTGCTGGTGAACCGCATCGAACCGGAAGGGCTGCCTCTTTACCAGGCGGTCTATAAGCTGGTAAAAGAGAAACCTTATTTTGTCCTGACGACCAATGTAGACCACCAGTTCTGGAAAGCGGGATTTGAAAATGACCGTATTTTTGCTACCCAGGGAGACTATGGGGAGATCCAGTGCGCAAGAGGCTGTCACCAGAAGGTTTATGACGGGACCGATTTTTTTCTTCGGATGGACCAGGCGAGAAAGGACTGTGAGATTCCTTCCAGTATGGTCCCCAAATGCCCGGTCTGCGGCGGCAATATGGCGATGCATCTGCGAAGCGACCAATATTTTGTTGAGGATGCCCACTGGAAGGAAGCGGCGGAAAACTATGGGGAGTTCCTAAGAAGTCAGAAAGGGAAGCGGGTAGTACTCCTGGAACTTGGCGTTGGTTTCAACACTCCTGTGATCATACGATTCCCCTTTGAGCAGATGGCAGGAGAAGAAAAGAACTGGTCCCTGATCCGGCTGAATCTCAATGAGGCGGTGATCCCAGAAAGCCTTGGAGACAGAGGAATAGGAATCGGCGCGGATATCGGGGAGAGCATCCGAGACCTGTGCCAGGCGGTGGGCCATAACCAGGAAGAAGTATAGGAGGAGACCATTATGGGAAGAAAAGAGCAGGAGGAACGGCTGGATGATCTTCTTAGGGCCTTTCAAGAGGATTCCATCCGGTATCGGAATCTGGAAACAGGGGATGACTACCAAGAGAAACGGCTGCTGCTGCGTTCTCTTATGAATATCCGGATGCCGGGAAGTATGCCTGGGGAGGTGCTGGAAGAGCAGGACGCGTTTCTTAAGGAAGAAGCGCGGGAGAAGGGAATTGTGACGCTGGAGGAGATTCCAACAGCAGCCCAACAGTATGGGAGCGGCCATCCTTATGGGGAAATCTTCTCAATCTGGCAGGGAGATATCACAAGACTTCAGGCAGGGGCCATTGTAAATGCGGCGAATTCTCAGATGCTGGGCTGTTTTGTGCCCTGCCATGGATGTATTGACAACGCCATCCACAGCGCGGCCGGAATCCAGCTTCGGGAAGCCTGCAGCCATTATATGAGACAGCGGAAGCTGCAGTATGGAAGGGACTATGAAGAACCCACGGGGCGGGCAATGCTTACAGAAGGATATAATCTTCCGGCCCAGTATGTGATCCATACGGTGGGGCCGATCGTAAGCGGGCCTCTAAATCCTGCTTTGCGGGAAGACCTGCGAAATTGCTATTGGAAGGTACTGGAATGCTGCGTGGAGCACAAGATCCGTTCCGTGGCGTTCTGCTGCATCAGCACAGGAGAATTCCATTTCCCTAATGATGAGGCGGCTCATATCGCTGTAGAAACGGCAACAGAATTCTTGAAGGCCCATGGAACTGAGTTTGACCGGATCATTTTCAACGTATTTAAAGATGTGGACCGGGAGCTGTACGAGCGGGAATTAAGATGAGCTGTAATCGTTGACATTACAATTCTTCCGGTTTACAATGAGAGCTGGAAGGAGATGAACGTTTCGTGCAGATTTCAAGTAGATTTACCATCGCCATACATATGCTGACTTGTATGGAGACGTTTCAAGAAGATTACAAGATCACCAGTGATTTCCTGGCTTCCAGTATCAACGTGAATCCGGTCATTATCCGCCGGATCCTGTCCCAGCTGCGGGATGCGGGGCTGATCGAAGTCAAGCGTGGAACTGGGGGCGCAACTATCAGAAAGCCCTTGGAGGAAGTTACGTTTCTGGATGTGTACCAGGCAGTGGAGTGCGTGGAGGAAAACGCTTTGTTCCACTTTCATGAAAATCCGAATCCAAACTGCCCGGTAGGAAAGAATATCCACAATATCCTGGACGGCAGGCTGCATCAGGTGCAGGCGGCCATGGAACGGGAGTTGAACTCCATCACCCTGGCGGATGTGATCCGGGATCTGAACAATTATATCTGAACAGGGGCGCCCTTTTGAGGCGCCTCCTGTTCTCTATTGTTTCCCATATTTTTCTAGATGATCGGCAGCCTCCTTCTCAGTTAAGGAATAGGCTTCCTGGATTTTGGCCAAAATCTCTTCCTTTGTTAACTGCAATTCTTGAAGCGTACAGATCAAGCGGCGCAGTCCTTCCTGAAGACCATGAGCTTCCCCGGCCTGGTAGCCGTCCTCGTAGCCTTCCTGCTTCATTGCTTTCTCATATTTTTCCTGATCAAAGGTTTCCAGTACCATCTGCACTACCTCCGCTCTCTGCTGGATCAGGATATCCTTTAATACGCCCCGGTGGACGCAGTCATCAATGGCTTGGCCAATGGAAGCTTCCAAAGACAGATTTTCCTTGTAGTAACGGCGTACTGTCTCTACAAAGATGGCGTATTCCTCCAGTCTCCGGCACTTCTCCATCAATGCCTGGTTGTGGCCGTAGTTGATGTTCAACATGAGGGTGGTACATTCCAGGCAGGGCTCCTTCCCTGTCTGGGAAGGTGAAAAGAGGTCGCTCAGCCTTAAGATCTGCCGGTCCGGTTCCTCCTTAGTGCCATTGTAAAACACGATGTGCTGGGGGAAGGGGAACGTCTTGGCGGCGCTGCTGTAAATGTTGATCTCCAGCCGGTCGATGTGCGTCTCGTACAGCTTGGAGAAATACAGCAGTCCACGCATAGGCATGTTGGGATTGTAGGTACTCTGGTGCTCATACAGGTTCAGGTCAGCGCCGATCAGGAAGGAAACGTCGTTTTTCATAGAAAGGTACAGGACGTTTTCTAAAGTGTTGACCTCCAGGTCGTCTGGGTCCTCATAAGAGGTGCCGTTGACCGCGTTGTACAAGGAGAGAAGATCCTCCTTTTTCTGGAAGACCAGACGAAAGAGACGGTCCTTGTACTCCCGGTTTGCCGCAGGATACTCCTGATGATTCAATTGTTGGTTCATGTGATTACCTCCATTATAGAAAAGAAAAAGAATGGCTGCAACCTTTTTGGTGAGTATAAAAAAGGTCTGGAAAAGATGCGGCGGAAACCGCCGGAAAGAAAAGAACGCTGTGCCGGGCACAGCAGGCAGGATCAGAAGATCCGCTGATTGTCCGTTTATTATAGCAAGAAAGGAAGAGTATGGCAAGATGGGAACAAAGTGTGCTATAATCAGTGATACATTACGGGAAAAAGGAGAGGAGGAGAGGATATGCGGGAAGTTGATCCCATGAAGACAGACCGGGCGGTGAGCTGGAAACTCTATATTGACGCGCCTATGCCCATGGTCACCATATTTAAGACGTTAGATATCTCCCGCTTAATGGAGCGCAAAGAGCAGGGTTATAAGCTGAATATGCTCCTGTGTTACTGTATCGCCCTGGCGGCGGGCAAGACTAAAGAATTCCGTCTGCTTCCGGTGGGAAAGAAGATGATGGAGTATGACAAGATTGGTGTGAATGTGATCGTTGCCAATACAAAGGGCGGGATCAATTCCTGCGATCTTCCTTACACGACGGATCTTGAAGGATTCCGGGATATTTATCTGAACCTGACGGAAAAGGCGGCCCAAACCTGT is part of the Lachnospiraceae bacterium KGMB03038 genome and encodes:
- a CDS encoding N-acetyltransferase, whose translation is MLIRQERKEDYKEVYELIREAFASAEHADGNEQDLTEALRKGNAFIPELSLVAEIDGKLAGHILFTKANIGEKEVLVLAPLSVRPQYQRQGVGTALMEEGHRIARDLGYGYVLVLGSEKYYPRAGYVPAEVFGISVPDGIPSANFMALKLREDAGPVKGAVIYPEEFGMA
- a CDS encoding SDR family oxidoreductase, whose amino-acid sequence is MQNIKDKVVLITGASSGIGEETAKLLAANGAKVVLGARREERLKKLAKAIGPNAICLKANVSSQDDMNALAALAKETFERIDVLFANAGIMPGSSMSELKVQDWMDMIDINIKGVLTSIAAVLPEFLAQKSGHIIVTSSIAGTRSVPGNAVYCGTKHFVRAMLDSFRAESVAENTHIRTTTIYPGAIQTELLHTIAPSQTKSMVEEFYRNVGLHPDAIAKAVLYAVSQPDNVDVSDLAVRPSKES
- a CDS encoding LysR family transcriptional regulator — encoded protein: MAFMIEIYLLEQLEAFERCGTLSQAAEELHISQPALSRSMKKLEEEMGVPLFDRAKSKIALNETGQVAAGYARRVLEADREMIERTVAFERSRRTIAVGSCASLPVNELMPAFQECFWQMAITTEITSDEKLLWGLKHGIYHLAVLHEPPGSPDVFSQKYMEERLCITIPKDHILADRERICFHDLQGMKILAHGGAGFWLDICRQNLKDTKLLVQDSMEMLSDLVDASTLPFFNSDQAAGQHVEPDGRVTLPVADEAAHVTYYLACLDTQKGRYRKLFQKISR
- a CDS encoding Sir2 silent information regulator family NAD-dependent deacetylase, with the translated sequence MAFSQFLSGRAARDYVFQDTPYKEQIQKAARLIENAEAIVIGAGAGLSTAAGLNYGGSRFAEHFGQFIEKYGSANMTDMYSAGFYPFPSEEAKWGYWSKHVLVNRIEPEGLPLYQAVYKLVKEKPYFVLTTNVDHQFWKAGFENDRIFATQGDYGEIQCARGCHQKVYDGTDFFLRMDQARKDCEIPSSMVPKCPVCGGNMAMHLRSDQYFVEDAHWKEAAENYGEFLRSQKGKRVVLLELGVGFNTPVIIRFPFEQMAGEEKNWSLIRLNLNEAVIPESLGDRGIGIGADIGESIRDLCQAVGHNQEEV
- a CDS encoding protein-ADP-ribose hydrolase — protein: MGRKEQEERLDDLLRAFQEDSIRYRNLETGDDYQEKRLLLRSLMNIRMPGSMPGEVLEEQDAFLKEEAREKGIVTLEEIPTAAQQYGSGHPYGEIFSIWQGDITRLQAGAIVNAANSQMLGCFVPCHGCIDNAIHSAAGIQLREACSHYMRQRKLQYGRDYEEPTGRAMLTEGYNLPAQYVIHTVGPIVSGPLNPALREDLRNCYWKVLECCVEHKIRSVAFCCISTGEFHFPNDEAAHIAVETATEFLKAHGTEFDRIIFNVFKDVDRELYERELR
- a CDS encoding Rrf2 family transcriptional regulator, giving the protein MQISSRFTIAIHMLTCMETFQEDYKITSDFLASSINVNPVIIRRILSQLRDAGLIEVKRGTGGATIRKPLEEVTFLDVYQAVECVEENALFHFHENPNPNCPVGKNIHNILDGRLHQVQAAMERELNSITLADVIRDLNNYI
- a CDS encoding chloramphenicol acetyltransferase, translated to MREVDPMKTDRAVSWKLYIDAPMPMVTIFKTLDISRLMERKEQGYKLNMLLCYCIALAAGKTKEFRLLPVGKKMMEYDKIGVNVIVANTKGGINSCDLPYTTDLEGFRDIYLNLTEKAAQTCEDHEIQDHMIVGTSNLAGYEIDGVINMYSGIYNNPFLIWGKYRQEGERTLLQVSFQFHHVQMDGREACGFLERLQKEIDGL